One Myxococcales bacterium genomic region harbors:
- a CDS encoding FHA domain-containing protein, with amino-acid sequence MSAELGIACGTCDSFAPLGAVVCASCGHDLTLGARRSASSQGHVAPPPSSRPSLPTLPDEIVPVPPPMTERTIRSTPTGVEATIPDRPSVSPRPAAGQRPIPAHMFEEPLRRRREGRDEPPRSVTPTNPSAVADPNADPPAHALSIEELMDQAKNFVCRSCSTPVPMGHKFCGRCGAAVPAEIMTARTQFFGQLQAPGRAKLILIRGEGVEGLSYQLNAENHAVGRRGELVFPDDPFVSPKHANFFYRQQKLVVRDEDSLNGVYVRVRGQIELAPGDLFLAGEQVFRLDGPPQETDGAEADGTFFYSSPKHGSAFRVTQILQGGALGATVCARGNSLQIGREGGDLNFPTDLYMSGTHCKIEESGGRFTLNDSTSRNGTFIRVKGERELTHGDYVFIGRKLLRVEITAA; translated from the coding sequence ATGTCTGCCGAGCTCGGCATCGCGTGCGGCACCTGCGACTCGTTCGCTCCCCTCGGGGCGGTCGTCTGCGCGTCGTGCGGTCACGACCTCACCCTCGGCGCACGCCGCAGCGCGAGCAGCCAAGGGCACGTCGCGCCGCCGCCGTCGTCGCGCCCGTCTCTGCCCACGTTGCCGGACGAGATCGTGCCCGTGCCGCCGCCCATGACGGAGCGCACGATCCGCTCGACCCCGACGGGCGTCGAGGCCACGATCCCCGATCGCCCGAGCGTGTCGCCTCGGCCCGCGGCGGGGCAGCGCCCCATCCCGGCGCACATGTTCGAGGAGCCGCTCCGTCGCCGGCGCGAGGGCCGCGACGAGCCTCCGCGCTCCGTCACCCCCACGAACCCTTCCGCGGTCGCCGATCCGAACGCCGACCCGCCTGCCCACGCACTGTCGATCGAGGAGCTCATGGACCAAGCGAAGAACTTCGTGTGCCGCTCGTGCTCTACGCCCGTCCCCATGGGGCACAAGTTCTGCGGCCGCTGCGGCGCCGCGGTGCCCGCCGAGATCATGACCGCTCGGACGCAGTTCTTCGGTCAGCTCCAGGCCCCGGGCCGCGCGAAGCTCATCCTCATCCGAGGCGAGGGCGTCGAGGGCCTCAGCTATCAGCTCAACGCCGAGAACCACGCCGTCGGCCGCCGCGGCGAGCTCGTCTTCCCCGACGACCCGTTCGTCTCCCCGAAGCACGCGAACTTCTTCTACCGACAGCAGAAGCTCGTCGTGCGCGACGAAGACTCGCTGAACGGCGTGTACGTCCGCGTCCGCGGCCAGATCGAGCTCGCGCCCGGGGACCTCTTCCTCGCGGGTGAGCAGGTCTTCCGCCTCGATGGCCCCCCTCAAGAGACGGACGGCGCCGAGGCCGACGGCACCTTCTTCTACTCGTCGCCCAAACACGGGAGCGCCTTCCGCGTCACCCAGATCCTTCAGGGCGGTGCCCTCGGCGCCACCGTGTGCGCGCGCGGAAATTCCCTGCAGATCGGGCGCGAGGGCGGCGATCTCAACTTCCCCACCGACCTCTACATGAGCGGCACGCACTGCAAGATCGAAGAGAGCGGCGGGCGCTTCACCCTGAACGACTCGACGAGCCGCAACGGGACGTTCATCCGCGTGAAGGGCGAGCGCGAGCTCACCCACGGCGACTACGTCTTCATCGGCCGCAAGCTCCTCCGCGTCGAGATCACCGCGGCCTAG
- a CDS encoding response regulator transcription factor has product MLRVLLVDDDLDLAKLLAEYLGKNDAEVVHVATGELGLARAKEGGFDAVLLDVMLPGIDGFEVCRALRASSDVPVVMLTARGDDDARIVGLEIGADDYVPKPFNPRELLARVRAVLRRTKKAEAPARERIEVGELVIDVPAHEAKLGDRAVALTSFEFRLLVALARRAGETIAREDLATQLKGGTYDPAVDRSLDVHVSHLRQKIEKDPKDPKVIRTIRGIGYVLVRPAEAGKA; this is encoded by the coding sequence ATGCTGCGAGTGCTCCTCGTCGACGACGACCTCGATCTGGCGAAGCTCCTCGCCGAGTACCTCGGAAAAAACGACGCCGAGGTCGTGCACGTGGCCACGGGCGAGCTCGGCCTCGCGCGCGCCAAAGAGGGGGGCTTCGACGCGGTCCTGCTCGACGTGATGCTGCCCGGGATCGACGGCTTCGAGGTGTGCCGCGCGCTGCGTGCGTCGAGCGACGTGCCGGTGGTCATGCTCACCGCCCGCGGAGACGACGACGCCCGCATCGTCGGGCTCGAGATCGGCGCCGACGACTACGTCCCGAAGCCCTTCAACCCGCGCGAGCTGCTCGCCCGCGTACGCGCCGTGCTCCGGCGCACCAAGAAGGCCGAGGCCCCCGCCCGCGAGCGCATCGAGGTCGGAGAGCTCGTGATCGACGTGCCCGCTCACGAGGCGAAGCTCGGCGATCGCGCGGTGGCGCTCACGTCGTTCGAGTTTCGCTTGCTCGTGGCGCTCGCGCGGCGGGCCGGTGAGACCATCGCCCGGGAAGACCTGGCGACGCAGCTGAAGGGCGGCACGTACGATCCGGCGGTCGATCGATCGCTCGACGTGCACGTGAGCCACCTTCGCCAAAAAATCGAAAAAGATCCGAAAGATCCGAAGGTTATACGCACCATTCGCGGCATCGGGTACGTGCTCGTGCGGCCGGCCGAGGCGGGCAAGGCCTGA
- a CDS encoding HAMP domain-containing protein, with protein sequence MRCGPQRRGWSARLKTRLLLWFVAAILLAFAVSSLTVSVTRPEGTEFPAQIVAKHVQNKLAQKWEDPRACAAIVHDLREATGLDFSLERDPNVLPKRRRRGHATGGVVFDGTTTYVPIVRDGEALGALALRSSAPGAAGPIRLLFGLFMGGLVLSAVARKVAKRISSPLEQIAQAAERFGTGDLAARTGIDTAARGSRHIADEVREVAYSFDEMAGRIERVVRDQRELLAAISHEIRSPLGRARVGLEMAREEATEVHGERLAAIDRELREVDAILGDLLAAARAGLSDVRLETIPVLPWLRSRLATLSRPDMPELELDDDGIELDVTVSCDKALLGRALENLVNNAVAHGHATNEPITVRVEHDARELRIVVRDRGPGIPEELLPRMFEPFVKGDKARTPGRGVGTGLGLALVLRIAEAHGGKAFAKNRSDVTGKVVGAEVGIVLPRS encoded by the coding sequence ATGCGATGCGGGCCCCAGCGGCGCGGGTGGAGCGCGAGGCTGAAGACGCGCCTGCTCCTCTGGTTCGTCGCGGCGATCCTGCTCGCGTTCGCGGTGAGCTCGCTCACGGTGAGCGTCACGCGCCCCGAGGGCACCGAGTTCCCGGCGCAGATCGTCGCGAAGCACGTGCAGAACAAGCTCGCCCAAAAGTGGGAAGACCCTCGCGCGTGTGCCGCCATCGTGCACGACCTCCGCGAGGCGACCGGCCTCGACTTCAGCCTCGAGCGTGATCCGAACGTGCTCCCGAAGCGGCGACGCCGCGGGCACGCGACGGGCGGAGTGGTCTTCGACGGGACGACGACCTACGTGCCCATCGTCCGCGACGGCGAGGCGCTGGGGGCCCTCGCGTTGCGCTCGAGCGCCCCAGGCGCCGCAGGTCCCATCCGTCTCCTCTTCGGGCTCTTCATGGGCGGCCTCGTGCTCTCGGCCGTGGCCCGCAAGGTGGCGAAGCGCATCTCGAGCCCGCTCGAGCAAATCGCGCAAGCCGCCGAGCGCTTCGGCACGGGAGACCTCGCCGCGCGCACCGGCATCGACACGGCGGCGCGGGGCTCGCGTCACATCGCGGACGAGGTGCGCGAGGTCGCCTACTCGTTCGACGAGATGGCCGGGCGCATCGAGCGCGTCGTCCGCGACCAGCGCGAGCTGCTCGCCGCGATAAGCCACGAGATCCGCTCCCCGCTCGGCCGCGCGCGTGTCGGCCTCGAGATGGCCCGCGAGGAGGCGACCGAGGTGCACGGGGAGCGGCTCGCCGCGATCGACCGCGAGCTCCGCGAGGTCGACGCGATCCTCGGTGATTTGCTGGCTGCGGCACGTGCCGGGCTCAGCGACGTGCGCCTCGAGACCATCCCCGTTTTGCCATGGCTGAGGAGCCGGCTCGCCACGCTGTCGCGCCCCGACATGCCCGAGCTCGAGCTCGACGACGACGGCATCGAGCTCGACGTCACGGTCTCGTGCGACAAGGCGCTGCTCGGTCGCGCCCTCGAGAACCTCGTCAACAACGCGGTCGCTCACGGCCACGCCACGAACGAGCCCATCACCGTGAGGGTCGAGCACGACGCACGAGAGCTCCGCATCGTGGTCCGCGATCGTGGCCCGGGAATCCCCGAAGAGCTCCTCCCGCGCATGTTCGAGCCGTTCGTGAAGGGCGACAAGGCCCGAACCCCCGGCCGCGGCGTCGGCACGGGGCTCGGGCTCGCGCTCGTGCTCCGCATCGCCGAAGCGCACGGGGGGAAGGCCTTCGCGAAGAACCGGAGCGACGTCACCGGGAAGGTCGTCGGCGCCGAGGTCGGCATCGTGCTGCCGAGGTCGTAG